CGCGATGCTTCCGGCCGTGTAGGCGAGGCCACCGAGCGCCACCCACAGGACGGTCACCGGCGGAAGCGCCGCGAACACCGGCCTGCCGGCGAACACGGCGACCCATCCCATCGCAAGGTAGGTCACGATCGACAGGAAGGCGAGGCGGCCGGTGAAGAAGTATTTGAACACGACGCCAGCCGCCGCCATCGTCCAGACCACCGCGAACATCGTCCAGCCCGTCTGGCCGCCGACCCCGAGCAACAGCAACGGCGTGTACGTGCCGGCGATCAACAGGTAGATCGCGCAGTGGTCGAACACCTGCAGCCGGCTCTTGGTCAGCGGATGCGCCGCTCCGTGGTAGAGGGTGGATGACAGGTAGACCAGGATCAGCGTGGAGCAGTAGACGATGGTGCTCGGGACGGCCAGGGGCTTGCCGCTGTGGACAGCCATGCCGACGAGCACGATCGCGCCGACGACGCTGGCCGCGAGGCCGGCGGCGTGCGTGATCGTATTGAAGATTTCCTCGCGCCGGGGGCGCATGGCAAGGCTGCTCACGGGGATCCTGCTCGGGTTGGAAACGATTTGCGAAGCCGCAGCACGGGGCGGCGGTCGCGGGCGACGAATCTACCCCGTTCGCGCCGCCCGCGTCCAGAACATTCGCCGACATTCGCTCAATCGGCGGCGTTCGATGCTGGGAATGTTCGCATGAATGCAACGCGTCGTCGCGTCGTACTCGTCGGCGCCGGACACGCGCACATCGAGGTGTTGCGGCGCTGGAGCCTCGCCGCTCCGCCGGGCGCGACACTGACGCTCGTCGTCGACCGTGATTGCGCGACGTACTCGGGAATGGTGCCGGGCGTGGTCGCCGGCGATTATCGCGTCGACCAGGCCGAAATCCCTGTCGCTCCGCTGGCTTCGCGCGCCGGCGCCGATCTCGTCATCGACGTTGCCGCGCGCATCGACGCGCGATCGCGCACCGTCGAGACCGCCGGCGGCCGCGCCATCGCGTACGACGTCGCGAGCATCGACATCGGCTCGAGCGTGGCAGGGCTGGACCTGCCCGGCGTGCGCGAGCACGCGCTGGCCACACGGCCCGTCGCTCACCTCGCTGGTGAGATCGACCGGTGCCTCGCCGCGCGATCCGGCGTTGCCACGCGAGTCGCAGTGGTCGGCGGGGGTGCCGCCGGCGTCGAGTTGTCATTCACCCTCGAGGCGCGCCTGGCGCACTTGGGGTCGCGTCGCGAAGTCTTCCTCATCTGCGAACGCGAAGGACTTCTGCCGACGTATCCCGCTCGGGTACGCGCCGTCGCGGCCCGGCTGGCGAGCAGGCGAGGCATCCGCATCGAGGCTACGCGGCGGGTGACTGCAGTGAACGAGCACGGGCTCGTCTTCGAGGACGGGACCCTGCCAGCCGAACTCGTCGTGTGGGCCACGGGCGCAGCTCCCCCTGCCCTGCTGGCCGACAGTGAGCTTGTGCGTGACGCGCGCGGCTTCGTGCGCGTTGCACCGACTCTCGAAGTAGTCGGCCAACGCGGGTTGTTCGCGGTCGGCGATTGCGCCTCGATCGACGGTGCCGAATGGGTACCGAAAGCCGGCGTGCACGCGGTGCGGGAAGCTCCGGTCCTCGATGCGAATCTTCGCGCCGCCCTGGCCGGACATCCGCTGCAGCACTATCGACCGCAGCGTGATTTCCTTTCTCTGATCAATCTCGGGCACCGCCGCGCGCTCGCCGCCAAATGGGGCTTCGTCGTGACGGGACGTCTGCTGTGGCTGCTGAAGGACAGGATCGACCGCGGCTTCGTCGCGAAGTACCGCGTCTGAGGCGAGTGTGCAGCTTCAGAATGTCGCGGCCGCGAGGCGGCGGACTCAGGCTGCGGCGGCCGCCCAGCGGCGGTGGTGCGGAAGCTCGTCGTCGAGCCAGAACGCATCGTCATCGGTGACGACGAGCATCTCTTCGAATTTGGCGCCGGTCTCGCCGCGCGCGACGTGCGGCTCGACGGCCCAGATTCCGCTCTGCAGCGGGCAATCGCTCTGGCGCGTCGCGTTCCAGTTCGGCGTGAAGGAAGCCGCGGCGTTGGCCGCGACGAACGAATACGCGAAGAAATAACTGACCGGCAGCGGCGCGAGTCCCCAGATTCTCTGGCCTCCGAGCCAGCCACCGAGACTGCGCGTCACCCGGTGGCCCAGCACTTTTCCGATGTGTTTCTTGTGGCAGTTCTCGAAGCCGGCCTCGCGGATCAACACATCGATTTCGCGCGCGACCTCGCGCATGTTCGCACGCTCTCTTGCGCGCTCGAGAATGTGCGTGCGGCAGTGCGCGAGCAGCGCATCGGCCTCGCGGAACGTCGCCGTGTCGGCGCCGGGACGCGGCACCGCGAGCGAGCAGTCGATCATGAATCCGTCGAGCAGCGGCGCGGCATCGACAATGAGCGCGTCGTCTTCGCGAAGCACGCGATCGGTTGGCAACGCGCCAAGCTCGCCGAAGTCGCCGGGGTAGGTCGTCCGCTCTCCGAACAGCGCGACAGGAACGTGGAAATAAGTCGTCACGCCCTGGCCGCGAAACTCGCGCCGCAGCTCCCGTGTCGCTTCTTTTTCGCTGATGCCGGGCTCCAGCGTCGCAGCCACGCGCTCCAGCGTCGCGAACACCTGGCGCTGCAGCGTGCGAAATCGCTGGAGCTGCTCCTGCGTGAATGTGTCGGCCTGGACCCACATAGCTGAGGCGCGCTCTTGGCGCGGGGGCGGCGCGGTTGCAACAGTCCCGGCCGATAGCGACGTCCGCGCGCTGGAAGCGGCTGGTGCGCGGCCCGCGGCAACTGAAACTCGGCGCGGCCCGCACGGGCCGGCCACCGCGGCGCGACGGCAGCAGCGACTTCTCGGCGTTCCCGGCTGACGTCCGCCGTGATCTGCAGTTTCCCGCAAGCCATCGGACGGCGTAAACGGGAAGGCGATGGCGATTTTCGCTGCCCTTGCCGCCGCGTTCCTGTTCGGCATCAGCGCTCCGCTGGCCAAGGTGTTGCTGCGGACGATCGACCCGTGGGCGCTGGCCGCGCTGCTCTACCTCGGCTCGGGATGCGGCCTCGTGCTGCTCCGGGCGCTGCGCGGTCGCTTCGCGGTCGAGCTCGATCGCGAACAGTGGCGATGGCTCGCGATTGCAACTGCGATCGGGGGCGTCGTGGCTCCGATCCTGCTGATGTCGGCGCTGCGGCAGATGCCTGCTTCCGAAGCGTCACTGCTGCTCAACGCCGAAAGTGTGTTCACTACGCTTCTGGCGTGGCGATTTTTCGGCGAGAACGCAGGCGCGCGCGTCGCGGCCGGGCTCGTCGCGATCGTTGCCGGGGCCGTCGTGATCGGCTGGCCCACCAATGCGCAAGCCGGCATCGGCGGCGTGGTGCCGACTCTGGCCGTGCTCGGCACCTGTCTTGCGTGGGCCCTCGACAACAACCTCATGCGAAGGGTTTCGCTTGCCGACGTCACCGACGTCGCAATGCTTCGCGGCCTTGCGGCCGGCACCACCAACCTCGTGCTCGCGTTCGCGCATGGAGCGTCGCTGCCGGAACCGTCCGGCGTCGCCTCCGCCATGACGCTCGGCTTCTTCAGCTACGGCGGAAGCCTCAGCCTCTACGTGTATTCGCTTCGCCACCTCGGTGCGGCGCGCTCCGGCGCCTGTTTCGCAGTGGCGCCGTTCTTCGGTGCGGCGATCGCGCTGCTGCTGCTGCACGAGCCGCTGACGGCGGCGCTGGCCGTGAGCGCGATCCTGATGGCGGCCGGCGTCGCGCTGACCGTCGCCGAGCCCCACGCCCACCAGCATACCCACGAACGGATGGAACACGTTCACGAGCACGTGCACGGCACTGGTGACCTCCACCACGAGCACGTGCACGAGCCGCCGGTCCCCGCCGGAACCCGGCACAGCCACCCCCACCGTCACGACAGACTTACGCACACCCATCCGCATTTCCCGGACGCCCACCACCAGCACGTGCACTGACCTCCGCGCCGTTGGCAGGGCTGGGAATTTCGCTGTGTTGACGAGCACTTCGCGGTCGGGCAGGCGCCCCCGTCGTGGCCATGTTCACGAAATCGTCATCCCGTTTAGGGTATCGTGGTTCGGATGTCCTCCCCCCCCGCCGGGCGCCTGCAGCGGTTCACCAAGGCACTTCGTCCCAATCGGCTGGTCAAGATCCTGAGCGGCGCGGCCGCCGTCTGGCTGCTGCTTCCCGATGACGGTACGGACGCCAGGGCGATCCACCGCACGTTTTCGCGTGAGGTCTGGCGCGACACCGGACTGGTCGAAAAGGCGATACTGGCCTTCGGCCTGCTGCTGTGG
The nucleotide sequence above comes from Candidatus Binatia bacterium. Encoded proteins:
- a CDS encoding hemolysin III family protein, with the translated sequence MSSLAMRPRREEIFNTITHAAGLAASVVGAIVLVGMAVHSGKPLAVPSTIVYCSTLILVYLSSTLYHGAAHPLTKSRLQVFDHCAIYLLIAGTYTPLLLLGVGGQTGWTMFAVVWTMAAAGVVFKYFFTGRLAFLSIVTYLAMGWVAVFAGRPVFAALPPVTVLWVALGGLAYTAGSIAFLSHRPWAHTVWHLFVIAGSACHFYAIVARVGLP
- a CDS encoding FAD-dependent oxidoreductase, with product MNATRRRVVLVGAGHAHIEVLRRWSLAAPPGATLTLVVDRDCATYSGMVPGVVAGDYRVDQAEIPVAPLASRAGADLVIDVAARIDARSRTVETAGGRAIAYDVASIDIGSSVAGLDLPGVREHALATRPVAHLAGEIDRCLAARSGVATRVAVVGGGAAGVELSFTLEARLAHLGSRREVFLICEREGLLPTYPARVRAVAARLASRRGIRIEATRRVTAVNEHGLVFEDGTLPAELVVWATGAAPPALLADSELVRDARGFVRVAPTLEVVGQRGLFAVGDCASIDGAEWVPKAGVHAVREAPVLDANLRAALAGHPLQHYRPQRDFLSLINLGHRRALAAKWGFVVTGRLLWLLKDRIDRGFVAKYRV
- a CDS encoding M24 family metallopeptidase yields the protein MWVQADTFTQEQLQRFRTLQRQVFATLERVAATLEPGISEKEATRELRREFRGQGVTTYFHVPVALFGERTTYPGDFGELGALPTDRVLREDDALIVDAAPLLDGFMIDCSLAVPRPGADTATFREADALLAHCRTHILERARERANMREVAREIDVLIREAGFENCHKKHIGKVLGHRVTRSLGGWLGGQRIWGLAPLPVSYFFAYSFVAANAAASFTPNWNATRQSDCPLQSGIWAVEPHVARGETGAKFEEMLVVTDDDAFWLDDELPHHRRWAAAAA
- a CDS encoding EamA family transporter, producing MAIFAALAAAFLFGISAPLAKVLLRTIDPWALAALLYLGSGCGLVLLRALRGRFAVELDREQWRWLAIATAIGGVVAPILLMSALRQMPASEASLLLNAESVFTTLLAWRFFGENAGARVAAGLVAIVAGAVVIGWPTNAQAGIGGVVPTLAVLGTCLAWALDNNLMRRVSLADVTDVAMLRGLAAGTTNLVLAFAHGASLPEPSGVASAMTLGFFSYGGSLSLYVYSLRHLGAARSGACFAVAPFFGAAIALLLLHEPLTAALAVSAILMAAGVALTVAEPHAHQHTHERMEHVHEHVHGTGDLHHEHVHEPPVPAGTRHSHPHRHDRLTHTHPHFPDAHHQHVH